A single region of the Polymorphum gilvum SL003B-26A1 genome encodes:
- a CDS encoding energy-coupling factor ABC transporter ATP-binding protein yields MSDLVALADVTVSRDGTPVLRDVSLVLSAGERLAIVGPNGAGKTTLLRTVVGLQRPDRGSVRLFGVDCAHEKQFRLLRPRIGFLFQDSDDQLFCPTVIEDVAFGPLNIGCTQAEATARAQRALDELGVGHLANRVSHRLSGGEKRLVCLAGLVAMRPDVLLLDEPTNGIDEANGQRLRTALKDFAGAIILVSHDAAFVADFASRAMILEAGRLAPAQIHSHPHVHTHAHVHPHPADAAAPDRPRPPPGRD; encoded by the coding sequence ATGAGCGACCTCGTTGCCCTCGCCGATGTCACCGTGAGCCGCGACGGCACCCCGGTTCTGCGCGACGTGTCGCTCGTCCTGTCGGCCGGGGAGCGGCTGGCGATCGTCGGGCCGAACGGCGCCGGCAAGACCACGCTGCTGCGCACCGTCGTCGGCCTGCAACGCCCGGATCGCGGCAGCGTGCGCCTGTTCGGCGTCGACTGCGCGCACGAGAAGCAGTTCCGCCTCCTGCGCCCGCGGATCGGCTTCCTGTTCCAGGACAGCGACGACCAGCTCTTCTGCCCGACCGTGATCGAGGACGTCGCCTTCGGTCCGCTCAACATCGGCTGCACCCAGGCGGAGGCGACGGCGCGCGCGCAGCGCGCGCTCGACGAACTCGGCGTCGGCCACCTCGCCAACCGCGTCAGCCACAGGTTGTCGGGTGGCGAGAAGCGGCTCGTCTGCCTCGCCGGCCTGGTCGCCATGCGCCCCGACGTGCTGCTGCTGGACGAACCGACCAACGGCATCGACGAAGCCAACGGCCAGCGCCTGCGCACGGCACTGAAGGACTTCGCCGGGGCGATAATCCTCGTCTCCCATGACGCTGCCTTCGTCGCCGACTTCGCCAGCCGGGCGATGATCCTGGAGGCCGGCCGGCTCGCCCCCGCGCAGATCCACAGCCACCCCCATGTCCACACCCACGCCCATGTCCACCCGCACCCCGCCGACGCCGCAGCGCCCGACCGCCCGCGGCCGCCGCCCGGCCGGGATTGA
- the cbiQ gene encoding cobalt ECF transporter T component CbiQ has translation MTILPQDLRLRLVATFVAVAALSQLRDLATAALALAGVCLLALACGIERRLWRRLLHVEGFVLLLFLILPFTIAGRPVLVLGPVSASAEGIARAGLIACKVSVSVLLLTTLLGSVEPARLGAALQALRVPEPVVRLFVLTVRYLSLIRAEALRLHDAMRARAFRPGSNRHTWRSYGYLIGMLLVRALDRAQRVDEAMLCRGYAGRFPHAALPAPSARDWTASAGLAGLAVATLLFDRL, from the coding sequence ATGACGATCCTGCCCCAGGACCTGCGCCTGCGCCTCGTCGCGACCTTCGTCGCCGTTGCCGCCCTGTCGCAGCTTCGCGACCTGGCGACCGCCGCCCTTGCGCTCGCCGGCGTCTGCCTGCTCGCGCTGGCCTGCGGCATCGAGCGGCGCCTGTGGCGGCGACTCCTCCATGTCGAGGGCTTCGTGCTGCTGCTGTTCCTGATCTTGCCGTTCACGATCGCCGGCCGGCCGGTGCTCGTCCTCGGCCCCGTCTCGGCAAGCGCGGAAGGCATCGCCCGCGCGGGCCTGATCGCCTGCAAGGTGTCGGTCTCCGTCCTCCTGCTCACGACCCTGCTCGGCAGCGTCGAGCCCGCCCGGCTCGGGGCCGCGCTGCAGGCCCTGCGCGTGCCCGAACCGGTCGTGAGGCTGTTCGTGTTGACGGTGCGCTACCTGTCGCTGATCCGCGCCGAAGCACTCAGGCTCCATGACGCGATGCGTGCGCGCGCCTTCCGCCCGGGCTCGAACCGCCACACCTGGCGCAGCTACGGCTACCTGATTGGCATGCTGCTGGTGCGCGCGCTCGACCGGGCGCAGCGGGTGGACGAAGCCATGCTGTGCCGCGGATACGCCGGGCGCTTTCCCCATGCTGCCCTGCCGGCGCCGTCCGCGCGCGACTGGACGGCCTCCGCCGGACTGGCTGGCCTCGCGGTCGCAACGCTGCTATTCGACCGGCTATGA